A portion of the Actomonas aquatica genome contains these proteins:
- a CDS encoding AbgT family transporter → MPESKPPRLLSRVLGTVERVGNALPEPATLFALLALFTLIASAIAQAVDLSVAHPATGETISAVSLLNLAGFQKIVKETVHVFVNFHPLGVVIVCLLGIAVAEKAGLIGAAVRALVLTTPRTWVTPIVVFAGVMSNLGADVGYVLLIPLAATIFHAVGRHPLAGLAAGFAGVSGGFSANLLISAIDVILAGLSTEAARLLNPEYSVTGLANYYFLFISTFIVVGAGTWVTHKVVEPRLGPYTGNVKPEELIPLSAAEKRGLLFTAVFAVLTVAFFLLGVLPAEGFLRNPAYPELMMRSLPFSYLVPFLFAIGFGSGLAYGFGAKTIKSDKDVVGAMNDAMGTLGAYLVLAFFAAQFIAYFNWTNLGLIFAVKGAGALQALGLDQWPIPMMIGLVILAAIINMLVGSASAKWALIAPIFVPMFMLLGFSPELVQAAYRVGDSVTNVITPLMAYFPLIITFARKYDSQMGMGTIIATMLPYSVAFMVAWTILLIIWMLTGLPLGPSAPLYL, encoded by the coding sequence ATGCCTGAATCCAAGCCGCCCCGCTTGCTCTCCCGCGTCCTCGGCACCGTCGAACGCGTGGGCAACGCCCTCCCCGAACCCGCCACCCTCTTCGCCCTCCTCGCGCTCTTCACGTTGATCGCGTCGGCGATTGCCCAAGCCGTCGACCTCTCGGTCGCCCATCCGGCCACCGGCGAAACGATTTCCGCCGTGAGCCTGCTCAACCTCGCGGGCTTCCAGAAGATCGTGAAGGAAACGGTCCACGTCTTCGTCAACTTCCACCCGCTCGGCGTCGTCATCGTCTGCCTGCTCGGCATCGCGGTCGCCGAAAAAGCCGGGCTCATCGGTGCCGCCGTGCGTGCCCTCGTGCTCACCACGCCGCGCACCTGGGTGACGCCCATCGTCGTTTTCGCCGGCGTCATGTCCAACCTCGGCGCCGACGTCGGTTACGTGCTGCTCATCCCACTCGCCGCCACCATCTTCCACGCCGTCGGTCGCCATCCGCTCGCCGGCCTGGCCGCCGGGTTCGCCGGCGTGTCGGGCGGTTTCTCCGCCAACCTGCTCATCAGCGCCATCGACGTTATCCTCGCCGGCCTGTCCACCGAAGCCGCCCGCCTGCTCAATCCCGAATACAGCGTCACCGGCCTCGCCAACTACTACTTCCTCTTCATCTCCACCTTCATCGTCGTCGGCGCCGGCACCTGGGTCACCCACAAGGTCGTCGAGCCGCGCCTCGGTCCCTACACCGGCAACGTCAAACCGGAGGAACTCATCCCGCTTTCCGCCGCCGAGAAACGCGGCCTGCTCTTCACCGCCGTGTTCGCCGTGCTGACGGTTGCCTTCTTCCTCCTCGGCGTCCTGCCGGCGGAGGGTTTCCTACGCAACCCGGCCTACCCCGAGCTGATGATGCGCTCGCTGCCCTTCAGCTACCTCGTGCCCTTCCTCTTCGCCATCGGGTTCGGCAGCGGTCTGGCCTATGGCTTCGGCGCCAAAACCATCAAATCCGACAAGGACGTAGTCGGCGCCATGAACGACGCCATGGGCACCCTCGGCGCCTACCTCGTGTTGGCCTTCTTCGCCGCCCAGTTCATCGCCTACTTCAACTGGACCAACCTCGGCCTCATCTTCGCCGTCAAAGGCGCCGGCGCCCTCCAAGCGCTCGGCCTCGATCAGTGGCCCATCCCGATGATGATCGGTTTGGTCATCCTCGCCGCCATCATCAACATGTTGGTCGGCAGCGCCTCGGCCAAGTGGGCTCTCATCGCGCCGATCTTCGTGCCCATGTTTATGTTGCTCGGTTTCTCCCCCGAGCTCGTGCAGGCCGCCTACCGTGTCGGTGATTCCGTGACCAACGTGATCACTCCGCTCATGGCCTACTTCCCCCTCATCATCACCTTTGCGCGCAAATACGATTCGCAGATGGGCATGGGCACGATCATCGCAACCATGTTGCCCTACTCCGTCGCCTTCATGGTCGCATGGACCATTTTGCTGATCATTTGGATGCTCACGGGGCTCCCCCTCGGACCCAGCGCGCCGCTTTACCTCTGA
- a CDS encoding CHAT domain-containing protein, whose translation MRFSRPRFALVRTLTIGACLVAGLLTPAAAQIQIRPHSEAFSEGYRFESQNQFARAAEHYARALELAETDRDRYSTSLRQATVLSQLGRHTEALEAVSRAQANTPEDRDRQGELGVFHATYLRAADLVKASETLRALRALGPRPNSDQRAWDLQMYLRDARLRRAWGDLAGALQRYDQAEPILAELVTDYAEIAAFHRERAACRLGLNDLDDARKLARDAFSADLRRVRSSRRRDAADWVSKGDVPVAQSMLLYAEAERRLGETADAKEKFDAALELARKIEAPREQVLAFFGLCRLALARNDLFSARIAIMGAMLRTQDGQIPDLYIETLALAGEISMKEDDFTQAVSHLEMGIQLVETMRLTATPEDRQRLLALQSDHYRWLLETYLRNNQTWEALATSEALKARNLRDAISGQQVGIETAEHRVAALRDLQSRLPADIAVVSYANADWSRTDPVAFVLTHENLSVIRLPLAELPELLSLLPKPNVLAAQQRDVDATRYDLSDEITLAGLVAYFRETIYCEPAEIPSLFPHYLTTAKILHFTLIEPLTSALGGRQRLLVSPSGLLAYVPFDALASIQGKLLVEDYAVSLTPSLLTTLELAQRADVDYAHSFLGFGGAVYNPASYNQVMASAPQIKAELEAVTAVRAAQIEGARSPYAGWARGPATNLAGTKAEVELLSELLPNSRIVTGRNVSEAYIRGMAARGELQSSRVLHFAVHGSAVPTMPDLSCILLSWEGEITPDMPAERDGRLQVTEFVELPLRAELVTFSACETGLGAIIAGEGVVGLTGSLLQAGADNVLASLWPVSDYSTVYFMRSYYELHLNEGVPSDLAIAQVKRDMIAGKLQGYRHPQFWAPFNLYGGRELVVQ comes from the coding sequence ATGCGATTTTCCCGCCCCCGCTTCGCGCTGGTCCGCACCCTCACCATTGGCGCCTGCTTGGTGGCCGGCTTACTTACACCGGCCGCCGCCCAGATCCAGATTCGCCCCCATTCCGAGGCCTTCTCCGAGGGCTATCGCTTCGAGTCGCAGAACCAGTTCGCCCGCGCCGCCGAGCACTACGCCCGCGCCCTCGAGTTGGCCGAGACCGATCGCGATCGCTACTCCACCAGCCTGCGCCAGGCCACCGTGCTGTCGCAACTCGGGCGCCATACCGAAGCGCTCGAGGCCGTCTCCCGCGCCCAAGCCAACACCCCCGAGGACCGCGACCGCCAGGGTGAACTCGGGGTGTTTCACGCGACCTACCTGCGCGCCGCCGATTTGGTAAAAGCGTCCGAGACCCTGCGCGCCCTTCGCGCCCTCGGCCCCCGCCCCAACTCCGACCAGCGCGCTTGGGACCTGCAGATGTATCTGCGCGACGCCCGCCTCCGTCGCGCCTGGGGCGATCTCGCCGGAGCCCTGCAACGCTACGACCAAGCCGAACCCATTTTGGCGGAACTCGTCACCGACTACGCCGAGATCGCCGCCTTCCACCGCGAACGCGCCGCCTGCCGCCTCGGCCTCAACGACCTCGACGACGCCCGCAAGCTCGCCCGCGACGCCTTCTCCGCCGACCTCCGTCGCGTCCGCTCCAGCCGCCGCCGCGACGCCGCCGACTGGGTCAGCAAAGGAGACGTGCCCGTCGCGCAAAGCATGCTGCTCTACGCCGAGGCCGAACGCCGCCTCGGCGAGACCGCCGACGCCAAGGAAAAGTTCGACGCCGCCCTCGAACTCGCGCGCAAGATCGAGGCGCCCCGCGAGCAGGTCCTCGCCTTCTTCGGACTCTGCCGCCTCGCCCTCGCCCGCAACGACCTCTTCAGCGCCCGCATCGCCATCATGGGCGCCATGCTCCGCACCCAGGACGGACAGATCCCCGATCTCTATATCGAAACCCTCGCCCTCGCTGGCGAAATTTCGATGAAGGAGGACGACTTCACCCAAGCCGTCTCCCACCTCGAGATGGGTATCCAATTGGTGGAGACAATGCGCCTCACCGCCACCCCGGAGGACCGCCAGCGCCTGCTCGCCCTCCAGTCCGACCACTACCGCTGGCTGCTCGAAACCTACCTGCGCAACAACCAAACTTGGGAAGCCCTCGCCACCAGCGAAGCGCTCAAAGCCCGCAACCTGCGCGACGCCATCTCCGGCCAGCAGGTTGGCATCGAAACCGCCGAACACCGCGTCGCCGCCCTGCGAGACCTCCAGTCCCGCCTGCCCGCCGACATCGCCGTCGTCTCCTACGCCAACGCCGATTGGTCCCGCACCGATCCCGTCGCCTTCGTCCTCACCCACGAAAACCTCTCGGTCATCCGCCTGCCTCTCGCCGAGTTGCCTGAGCTGCTCAGCCTTCTCCCCAAACCCAATGTGCTCGCCGCGCAGCAGCGCGACGTCGACGCCACCCGCTACGACCTCAGCGACGAGATCACCCTCGCCGGCCTCGTCGCCTATTTCCGTGAGACCATCTACTGCGAGCCCGCCGAAATCCCGTCGCTCTTCCCTCACTACCTGACGACTGCCAAGATTCTCCACTTCACTCTCATCGAACCGCTGACTTCCGCTCTCGGTGGACGCCAACGCCTCCTCGTGTCGCCCAGCGGTCTGCTCGCCTACGTGCCCTTCGATGCGCTGGCCAGCATTCAGGGAAAACTGCTGGTCGAGGACTACGCCGTTTCTCTCACCCCCTCGCTGCTCACCACCCTCGAACTCGCCCAGCGCGCCGACGTCGACTACGCTCACAGCTTCCTCGGCTTCGGCGGCGCTGTCTACAACCCCGCCTCCTACAATCAGGTGATGGCTTCCGCCCCGCAGATCAAAGCCGAGCTCGAAGCCGTCACCGCCGTGCGCGCCGCCCAGATCGAAGGCGCCCGCAGCCCCTACGCCGGTTGGGCCCGCGGCCCCGCCACCAACCTTGCCGGCACCAAGGCCGAAGTGGAGCTGCTCAGCGAACTGCTGCCCAACTCCCGCATCGTTACCGGCCGCAACGTATCCGAAGCTTACATACGCGGCATGGCTGCCCGCGGCGAGCTCCAGTCCTCCCGCGTCCTCCACTTCGCCGTGCATGGCTCGGCCGTGCCCACCATGCCCGACCTCTCCTGCATCCTGCTATCCTGGGAAGGTGAAATCACCCCCGACATGCCCGCCGAGCGCGACGGTCGCCTGCAGGTCACCGAGTTTGTGGAGCTCCCGCTGCGCGCCGAGTTGGTCACCTTCTCCGCCTGCGAAACCGGCCTCGGCGCGATCATCGCCGGCGAAGGCGTCGTCGGCCTCACCGGCTCCCTGCTCCAGGCCGGCGCCGACAACGTGCTCGCCTCGCTCTGGCCCGTCTCGGACTACAGCACCGTCTACTTCATGCGCAGCTACTACGAGCTGCACCTCAACGAGGGGGTGCCCTCCGACCTCGCCATCGCCCAGGTCAAACGCGACATGATCGCCGGCAAACTCCAAGGCTACCGCCACCCGCAGTTCTGGGCCCCCTTCAACCTCTACGGCGGCCGCGAACTCGTCGTCCAATAG
- a CDS encoding WD40 repeat domain-containing protein, whose protein sequence is MPLRLPLLALAALFLLPLSLPRLAAADVEPATATEVVYWRDLQADIAAFRAANSDLPTMIIEMSIPQLNDAMDRIEAFLDDRDDEADQVEEFGADIQEYHKNLIALFEAAIAPLTEGAKYQEQANRANPMARMMAGAKTVTLMEQAEDFKPTLRDLHEAITARIVAAGGPNIFFFQGLNLTDKNWVSGRGLTPLERDERFIAESASIDEGLGLIAEHYFIPLRKDGRSPSEIAALRDKLLELLQEFGDSLANMSNVQIEGELSGLSPDLDPNNRGRLLFVLHQELVRRERDSDAAFRLIDWQACFARWFGDATANSLDLASNDLAVSYDGERYAYCSDLQTVVIRSAADDAIIGTQTLEGEVRGMAFDFEGRLMAFTTKGLFRWDVADEGEPYLRDNTASANLTGAIDTAATVDRFVQGWAHIPGFTRGNLDTKITGRGASNITSAAMSRDGLHAAYGFSGTDNLGNGEKPYHGVVMIGLPPDMSDDTKLTSKFYFQAFRGPVTDIAFDDDASHFAFCLDTGEVVVYERGSDEENRRQLTIDNQPYTFVTFLPGDEPRVLAAARNGVIRIWNYDTLELQQRFVVPTGPAGVAVGLAGDVLVTAALGAEDLHRWNVATGEHLATIMGRDPVIDSEALAAAIETERTLRPAIDTLRQLYDFEDDERETFARQALAEQGDLIDQLGRRSTLVNSVASNIAERIRNHNKADEEATAAELGLEAIEDGFTTMSVYYGTVTALLNLDRLDDANRLLDEGIQVYPSSSDLRYLYQWQRMQRARKAGNLTETLAAIDEIDLIRPKNRPHTGLRIDAHTIIAYQKTKAGQQRAALDLNLKALDICRTKDQQLEILPNAFSLAYQLKDWKLTVGIANMWMQVDPAKKNDSQFMEWARYAYSQMPK, encoded by the coding sequence TTGCCCCTGCGCCTACCCCTGCTCGCGCTCGCCGCGCTGTTCCTGTTGCCCCTCTCCCTCCCCCGCCTCGCCGCTGCGGACGTTGAACCCGCCACCGCCACCGAAGTCGTCTATTGGCGCGACCTGCAGGCCGACATCGCCGCCTTCCGCGCGGCCAACTCCGACCTGCCGACGATGATCATTGAGATGTCCATCCCGCAGCTCAACGACGCGATGGACCGCATCGAGGCCTTCCTCGATGACCGCGACGACGAAGCCGATCAGGTCGAGGAGTTCGGCGCGGATATCCAAGAGTATCATAAGAACCTCATCGCCCTCTTCGAAGCCGCCATCGCTCCTCTCACCGAAGGCGCCAAATACCAGGAGCAAGCCAACCGCGCCAACCCCATGGCACGCATGATGGCCGGGGCTAAGACGGTCACCCTCATGGAGCAGGCAGAGGACTTTAAACCCACCCTCCGCGATCTCCATGAAGCGATCACCGCCCGCATCGTCGCCGCCGGCGGCCCCAACATCTTCTTTTTCCAAGGCCTCAATCTAACCGATAAAAACTGGGTCAGCGGTCGCGGCCTCACTCCGCTCGAACGCGACGAGCGGTTCATCGCCGAATCCGCCAGCATCGACGAGGGCCTTGGCCTGATCGCCGAGCACTACTTCATTCCGTTGCGCAAAGACGGTCGCTCCCCCTCCGAAATCGCCGCCCTGCGCGACAAGCTCCTGGAACTGCTGCAGGAGTTCGGTGATTCGCTCGCGAACATGTCCAACGTCCAAATCGAGGGTGAACTCAGTGGGCTCTCGCCTGACTTGGATCCAAACAACCGCGGGCGTCTACTCTTCGTGCTCCACCAGGAACTCGTCCGCCGCGAACGTGACTCCGACGCCGCCTTCCGCCTGATCGACTGGCAGGCATGCTTCGCCCGCTGGTTCGGCGACGCCACGGCCAACTCACTCGACCTTGCCAGCAACGATCTCGCCGTGAGTTACGATGGCGAACGTTATGCCTATTGCAGTGACCTGCAAACCGTCGTCATACGCTCCGCTGCCGACGACGCGATCATCGGCACACAGACCCTCGAGGGTGAAGTGCGCGGCATGGCCTTCGACTTCGAAGGCCGGCTGATGGCCTTCACCACCAAGGGCCTCTTCCGTTGGGACGTGGCCGACGAAGGTGAGCCCTACCTGCGCGACAACACCGCCAGCGCCAACCTGACCGGCGCCATCGATACCGCCGCCACCGTCGACCGCTTTGTCCAGGGCTGGGCCCACATCCCGGGCTTCACCCGCGGTAACCTCGACACCAAGATCACCGGGCGCGGCGCCAGTAACATCACGTCGGCCGCCATGTCCCGCGACGGCCTCCACGCCGCTTACGGCTTCTCCGGCACCGACAACCTCGGCAACGGCGAAAAGCCCTACCATGGCGTCGTCATGATCGGCCTTCCGCCCGACATGAGCGATGACACCAAACTCACTTCCAAGTTCTACTTCCAAGCCTTCCGCGGCCCCGTCACCGACATCGCCTTCGACGACGACGCCAGCCACTTCGCCTTCTGCCTCGATACCGGCGAGGTGGTCGTCTACGAGCGCGGCAGCGACGAGGAAAACCGCCGTCAGCTCACCATCGATAACCAGCCCTACACCTTCGTTACCTTCCTGCCCGGTGACGAGCCGCGCGTCCTCGCCGCCGCCCGCAACGGTGTGATTCGTATCTGGAATTACGATACGCTCGAACTACAACAACGCTTCGTCGTGCCCACCGGCCCCGCCGGAGTCGCCGTCGGCCTCGCCGGCGACGTTCTGGTCACCGCCGCCCTCGGCGCGGAGGACCTCCACCGCTGGAATGTCGCCACCGGCGAACACCTTGCCACCATCATGGGCCGCGACCCGGTCATCGACTCCGAGGCGCTCGCCGCCGCCATCGAAACCGAGCGCACGCTGCGCCCCGCCATCGACACACTCCGCCAGCTCTACGACTTCGAGGATGACGAGCGCGAGACCTTCGCCCGCCAGGCTCTCGCCGAACAAGGCGACTTGATCGACCAACTCGGCCGCCGCAGCACCTTGGTCAACTCCGTTGCCAGCAATATCGCCGAACGCATTCGCAACCACAACAAGGCCGACGAAGAAGCGACCGCCGCGGAGCTGGGCCTTGAGGCCATCGAAGACGGCTTCACCACGATGTCGGTTTACTACGGCACCGTCACCGCCCTCCTGAATCTCGACCGCCTCGACGACGCCAACCGTCTCCTCGACGAAGGCATCCAGGTATACCCCTCCTCCAGCGACTTGCGCTACCTCTACCAGTGGCAACGCATGCAACGCGCCCGCAAAGCCGGCAACCTCACCGAGACCCTCGCCGCCATCGATGAGATCGATCTCATCCGTCCCAAGAACCGCCCGCACACCGGTCTGCGCATCGATGCCCACACCATCATTGCCTACCAAAAAACCAAGGCGGGCCAACAGCGCGCCGCGCTCGATCTTAACCTCAAGGCCCTCGATATTTGCCGCACCAAGGATCAACAACTCGAGATCCTGCCCAACGCCTTCTCCCTCGCATACCAACTGAAGGACTGGAAGCTCACCGTGGGCATCGCCAACATGTGGATGCAGGTCGACCCGGCCAAAAAGAACGACTCCCAATTCATGGAGTGGGCCCGCTACGCCTACTCGCAAATGCCGAAGTAA
- a CDS encoding C1 family peptidase, protein MLFRRSFLLSLLAISVTLRLFAQPAPIDDDAYGPPLDTLPGTGLEFDEAAYRAVPYKAPVTADTYANLPRAASLEQFTPTPGNQGPYSTCTAWAVAYHARTMLHGIERGITNRPQLDRLVFSPSFVYEKIKSPDAAPDCKSGTSIVNALELLRTSGVPPYSYVPYSCGATINTDAVRKATEFPIVDYQILFASDLPQDDPFKLLAIKKSLSEGSPVLIGFIVQQSFYRAGVTWNELDTDAGATGQHGRHAMVVVGYDDTKFGGAMRVMNSWGTKWGDQGFVWIPYADFNRNVFMAMQAYGKRPERQPYNVTPDNPVGTLPPLLAGEMRFEERDGTPMRARLAPPLAEGETQTRYLGYRLERSYASGTRFRFYVKTSTQAYLYAFATDLTGEITQILPFADNMSPLIGPDSTIAFPSERKVVRMDTTPGTDYLLLLYSEERLDLDALVTAMNANNGTLSLKIHQALGRRIVADEFIEKAPDRIAFSLTDKTAGTVIPLMIEIPHH, encoded by the coding sequence ATGTTGTTCCGTCGCTCCTTTCTGCTCTCGCTCCTCGCCATCAGCGTCACGCTGCGCCTCTTCGCGCAGCCCGCGCCCATCGACGACGACGCCTACGGTCCGCCCCTCGACACGCTGCCCGGCACCGGCCTGGAATTCGACGAGGCCGCCTACCGCGCCGTGCCCTACAAGGCCCCGGTCACCGCCGACACCTACGCCAACCTGCCGCGCGCCGCGTCCCTCGAACAGTTCACGCCCACGCCCGGCAACCAGGGCCCCTACTCCACCTGCACCGCCTGGGCCGTCGCCTACCACGCCCGCACCATGTTGCACGGCATCGAGCGCGGCATCACCAACCGCCCCCAGCTCGACCGCCTCGTCTTCTCCCCCAGTTTTGTTTACGAGAAAATCAAGTCGCCCGACGCCGCGCCCGACTGCAAGTCCGGCACCAGCATCGTCAACGCGCTGGAGCTGCTGCGCACCAGCGGCGTGCCGCCGTATTCATATGTTCCCTACAGCTGCGGCGCCACCATCAACACCGACGCCGTGCGCAAGGCGACCGAGTTTCCCATCGTCGACTACCAGATCCTCTTCGCCTCCGATCTGCCGCAGGACGATCCCTTCAAACTCCTCGCCATCAAGAAGTCGCTCTCCGAAGGCAGCCCCGTGCTCATCGGCTTCATCGTGCAGCAGAGTTTCTATCGCGCCGGGGTCACCTGGAACGAACTCGACACCGATGCCGGCGCCACCGGCCAACACGGCCGCCACGCCATGGTCGTGGTGGGTTACGACGACACCAAATTTGGCGGCGCCATGCGCGTCATGAACAGTTGGGGCACCAAGTGGGGCGACCAAGGTTTTGTTTGGATCCCCTACGCCGACTTCAACCGCAACGTCTTCATGGCCATGCAGGCCTACGGCAAACGCCCCGAGCGTCAGCCCTACAACGTCACGCCCGACAACCCCGTCGGCACCCTGCCGCCGCTGCTCGCCGGCGAAATGCGTTTTGAGGAACGCGACGGCACGCCCATGCGCGCCCGCCTCGCCCCGCCGCTGGCCGAAGGCGAAACGCAGACCCGCTACCTCGGCTACCGCCTCGAACGCTCCTACGCCTCCGGCACGCGCTTCCGGTTTTACGTCAAGACCTCCACCCAGGCCTACCTCTACGCCTTCGCCACCGACCTCACCGGCGAGATCACCCAGATCCTGCCCTTCGCCGACAACATGTCGCCGCTCATCGGCCCCGACTCCACCATCGCCTTCCCCTCCGAGCGCAAAGTCGTGCGCATGGACACGACACCCGGCACCGACTACCTGCTGCTGCTCTACTCCGAGGAACGACTCGATCTCGACGCGCTGGTCACCGCGATGAATGCCAACAACGGCACGCTCTCGCTCAAAATTCACCAAGCCCTCGGCCGCCGCATCGTCGCCGACGAGTTCATCGAAAAGGCCCCCGACCGCATCGCCTTTAGTCTAACGGATAAGACCGCCGGCACCGTCATCCCCCTCATGATCGAAATCCCCCACCACTGA